TTGATTACGTTCTCCAATATAGGGCGAATGGCCAGTGCAACCGCTAAGCCACCCACACCCAAACCTGCCAATACTGGGGAGATCGAGAATCCCATAAATTCGATGACATAAATACCAAGAATCGCAATAGTTAGGCCACCAAATATACGTGCTAATACAGTAATCAATGACGAATCTACATGCTTACCATTATGCTTTTTGAATACATAGATATCAGCGAAATAATTGAAAATGGCCATAATGAGCCACGAAACAAAAGTAAATTGAGCAAGTAGAAAAAACGTGGTGAACAGCTGATAAATGCTACCTGTAATCCAAATCCCATCATCGATCACCCATCGGGCTAAAAACAGCAGGTTTACCACACCCACAAGCGATAGCAATCGACCAGCTCGCCACTTTAACCCTTTGCCTTCCCAGCGACTATTCCAACGTTCACCAAGAAAAAAGCTTATTTTTATCAAAATCTTGCATACTAGCAAGACGGCAGAAAGCGCAAACCATTGCCAAAGTGGAAGCGCCCCATAGAGTTTATTAAAAGATGAAGGTAAAGACAGAACAAATTGCTTAGAAAATAAAGGACCAGGACTGATCAGAAATTCTTGATAATAATCTGAACGCGTTTCAGCATGGTAAGGTAGGGCTGACATCGTTCTATACCAACCAGGAAGGCTTTGGATCGAATTAGAACTGAATAAGAACTGATCGGTTCGCTCACCCAGAGTTTGGCGAGATAATACAATCTCAGTGTTGCCTAGGCGCCAGTGGTCAATACCCTCCCCTTTTATTTGCTCTAGATTTGGCGCCAGCTGATGAGTACTGGGGTCAACTCTATCCAACACCTCTCGAAGCAGAATTATTTTCTCCATCACGACAACTGTTCGGCTTCGATTCGGAACCATAGACAAATCCATGGTTCTGATCACTTGTGAATAAGCATGCTGCGCTTCTTTAAGATGCAGTGTTTCATTTTTCCAATGCTCGATAACCACACTCGAATCCCTGATGAAGCTCGAAAGAGTATGAGTGGGGCTCGAGGTGTCAGCGAGCTCCAAAGCAATACTTGGCATGGCTAGCGCATTAGGTATGGTTAGAAAAACGGCTACTAACATCGAATAAAAACGTCTTATCACAACGATCTCCCGTCATCACTTTGTTCCAATGAAAACATAGGGGCTAGCGAATAAGAATGATCCATGACAGATTGATGTTGAGAGTAATGATAATTAGCTTGTAGTAACGTAGATATACATTTTAAAAGTGAAGTGAATAACGTTGTCATTATATCCTCCAAATAAAAATTCACATCCATGTGATTCAATATTAGCTTGCTGAAATAAACTAGTTGATATATTTATTAAAGAACTGACCTAACTCATTAATAGCATCTTCAGACTCTGGCATATCGATTAAGATACCACTCATATAATCACCATGAGATTGGCCATCATATATATGCAGGTCAGTCTCTACGTCTGCACTGCGTAATAATCGATGCATACGAACCGTATCACTTAACAAGAGATCTCGAGTGCCTGAAATAAATATCGTTGGTGGGAATTCACCAATATCAGCGTATATTGGTGAAATAAGAGGATTATCAAGCGCTTCTCCACCAGCATAGACATCGAAAGTGCCCTCAATCAGCCCTTCTC
Above is a genomic segment from Vibrio gallicus containing:
- a CDS encoding mechanosensitive ion channel family protein, with amino-acid sequence MIRRFYSMLVAVFLTIPNALAMPSIALELADTSSPTHTLSSFIRDSSVVIEHWKNETLHLKEAQHAYSQVIRTMDLSMVPNRSRTVVVMEKIILLREVLDRVDPSTHQLAPNLEQIKGEGIDHWRLGNTEIVLSRQTLGERTDQFLFSSNSIQSLPGWYRTMSALPYHAETRSDYYQEFLISPGPLFSKQFVLSLPSSFNKLYGALPLWQWFALSAVLLVCKILIKISFFLGERWNSRWEGKGLKWRAGRLLSLVGVVNLLFLARWVIDDGIWITGSIYQLFTTFFLLAQFTFVSWLIMAIFNYFADIYVFKKHNGKHVDSSLITVLARIFGGLTIAILGIYVIEFMGFSISPVLAGLGVGGLAVALAIRPILENVINGLTLYADGGVKIGEFCRYGDKLGTIESIGLRSTRVRTLERSLITIPNSEFANMEIDNLERRDKRRMDHVLRLRSETTLEQLRVLIVNLRRLLLQHPIIEEDPVRVRLMGVGEYSININLMAYISCRDHEEFMAVQEDILFSVLTQVESIGAKIAHSTQYQLVDVNANDNEEQKRKAEQVVAQWHEEQAFPFPDFSFEYKYEIKNTIMYPVVTSAVRAPSA